A genomic window from Agrobacterium larrymoorei includes:
- a CDS encoding LOG family protein gives MTHENHSIRSICVYCGSQPGRDPAYMEAGRNLGKSLAENGIRLVYGGGTKGIMGAVASGVLSNGGEVTGIIPEFLVDMEATRHSLGQLNELVITKDMHERKHMMFQRSDAFVTLPGGIGTVEEIVEIMTWAQLGRHAKPMVFANINGFWDPMLELVRHMRDQGFIHRAHLLNPLVIDKIDDIVPAIIERAAAQENPEGDPSVIAQL, from the coding sequence ATGACACATGAAAACCATTCGATTCGATCCATCTGCGTCTATTGCGGCTCTCAGCCCGGGCGCGATCCCGCCTACATGGAAGCTGGCCGCAACCTTGGAAAATCCCTGGCCGAAAACGGCATTCGCCTTGTCTATGGCGGCGGCACTAAGGGCATCATGGGCGCGGTCGCAAGCGGTGTTCTTTCAAACGGCGGCGAAGTTACGGGGATCATACCCGAGTTTCTCGTGGATATGGAAGCGACACGCCATTCTCTCGGCCAATTGAACGAACTTGTGATCACCAAGGACATGCATGAGCGCAAGCACATGATGTTCCAGCGCTCGGACGCCTTCGTCACTTTGCCGGGCGGTATCGGCACGGTTGAAGAGATCGTTGAAATCATGACTTGGGCGCAGCTCGGCCGTCACGCCAAGCCCATGGTCTTTGCCAATATCAACGGCTTCTGGGACCCGATGCTGGAACTGGTCCGCCATATGCGCGACCAGGGCTTCATTCATCGCGCTCACTTGCTGAACCCACTGGTCATCGACAAGATCGACGACATCGTACCCGCGATTATCGAGCGTGCGGCAGCCCAGGAAAATCCGGAAGGCGACCCTTCGGTCATTGCGCAGCTTTAA
- a CDS encoding ABCB family ABC transporter ATP-binding protein/permease, with product MADKKKTISADSSNPMQTLINLWPYMWPEGRPDLKMRVVWATFFLIVAKLVLISVPYFFKWATDALNGKVDMAGLLPVFLLGAVALVIAYNITRIIQIGFNQLRDSLFASVGQHAVRQLAYKTFVHMHQLSLRFHLERKTGGLSRIIERGTKGIETIVRFTILNTAPTFIEFLLTAAIFWVSYGFWYVFVTVVTVWAYIWFTVKASNWRISIRRSMNDSDTDANTKAIDSLLNFETVKYFGNEDMEARRFDASMARYEKSAVAIWTSLGWLNFGQGVIFGLGSLVMMVMSALAVQRGEQTIGDFVFINALLLQLSVPLNFIGFVYREIRQGLTDIEQMFDLLEVEAEVVDAPDAKPLQIGAGAVSFRDVQFSYDPERPILKGISFDVPAGKTIAIVGPSGAGKSTISRLLYRFYDIQGGSITIDGQDIREVTQKSLRAVVGMVPQDTVLFNDTLAYNIRYGRPDAPDADVTAAANAAQISGFISKLPDGFQTMVGERGLKLSGGEKQRVAIARTILKAPPILILDEATSALDTHTEQEIQSALDVVSQNRTTLVIAHRLSTVIGADEIIVLKDGNIAERGTHSSLMLAGGLYASMWSRQREAIQAEERLREVREKDDLGVVDRGEPAH from the coding sequence ATGGCCGACAAGAAGAAGACGATTTCAGCGGATTCCAGCAATCCGATGCAGACCCTTATCAACCTTTGGCCCTATATGTGGCCCGAGGGCAGACCCGATCTCAAGATGCGGGTGGTATGGGCCACCTTCTTCCTGATCGTTGCCAAGCTGGTGCTGATCTCGGTGCCCTATTTCTTCAAATGGGCAACCGATGCACTGAATGGCAAAGTCGATATGGCGGGGCTGCTTCCCGTCTTCCTGCTGGGTGCCGTGGCGCTGGTCATCGCCTATAACATCACGCGCATCATTCAGATCGGCTTCAACCAGCTTCGGGATTCGCTGTTCGCCAGCGTCGGTCAGCACGCGGTGCGCCAACTTGCCTACAAGACCTTTGTTCATATGCACCAACTGTCGCTGCGCTTCCATCTGGAGCGCAAGACCGGTGGCCTGTCGCGCATCATCGAGCGCGGCACGAAGGGCATCGAAACCATCGTCCGTTTCACCATTCTCAACACCGCCCCGACATTCATCGAATTCCTGCTGACGGCGGCGATCTTCTGGGTATCCTACGGTTTCTGGTATGTCTTCGTCACCGTCGTGACCGTTTGGGCCTATATCTGGTTCACCGTCAAAGCCAGCAACTGGCGCATCTCCATTCGCCGGTCGATGAACGATAGCGACACCGACGCCAACACCAAGGCGATCGACTCGCTCCTGAACTTCGAAACGGTGAAATATTTCGGCAATGAAGACATGGAGGCCCGTCGTTTCGATGCCTCCATGGCGCGTTACGAGAAGTCTGCCGTCGCCATCTGGACATCGCTCGGCTGGCTCAACTTCGGCCAGGGTGTCATCTTCGGTCTTGGTTCGCTCGTCATGATGGTGATGTCGGCGCTCGCGGTTCAGCGCGGCGAACAGACCATCGGCGACTTCGTCTTCATCAACGCGCTGCTTCTCCAGCTTTCCGTACCGCTCAACTTCATCGGCTTCGTCTATCGCGAAATCCGCCAGGGGCTGACGGATATCGAGCAGATGTTCGATCTTCTGGAAGTGGAGGCGGAAGTGGTGGATGCACCGGATGCCAAACCGCTCCAAATCGGCGCTGGCGCTGTCAGCTTCCGCGACGTGCAGTTTTCCTATGATCCCGAGCGCCCGATCCTCAAAGGTATCTCCTTCGATGTCCCGGCGGGAAAGACCATTGCCATTGTCGGACCGTCCGGTGCGGGTAAATCAACGATCTCCCGCCTGCTCTATCGTTTCTACGATATCCAAGGCGGTTCGATCACCATCGATGGTCAGGACATTCGCGAGGTGACGCAGAAGAGCCTGCGTGCGGTGGTCGGCATGGTTCCTCAGGACACGGTGCTGTTCAACGATACGCTCGCCTACAACATCCGCTATGGTCGTCCGGACGCGCCGGATGCCGATGTCACGGCTGCCGCCAACGCGGCGCAGATCAGCGGCTTTATCAGTAAGTTGCCGGACGGGTTTCAGACCATGGTCGGCGAGCGAGGCCTAAAACTTTCTGGCGGTGAAAAGCAGCGCGTGGCGATTGCCCGTACCATTCTGAAAGCCCCACCGATCCTCATCCTCGACGAGGCGACATCGGCGCTCGATACGCATACGGAACAGGAAATCCAGAGCGCCTTGGATGTGGTTTCTCAGAACCGCACTACACTGGTGATTGCCCACCGCCTGTCGACCGTCATTGGCGCAGATGAGATCATTGTGCTGAAGGATGGCAACATCGCCGAACGCGGCACCCATTCCTCCCTGATGTTGGCGGGCGGTCTCTACGCTTCGATGTGGAGCCGTCAGCGCGAAGCGATCCAGGCAGAAGAACGGCTGCGCGAAGTTCGTGAGAAGGATGACCTAGGCGTGGTGGATCGTGGTGAACCCGCGCATTGA
- a CDS encoding LysM peptidoglycan-binding domain-containing protein, whose amino-acid sequence MKNKRAGLLALVVLGIATLLMVFFVLPRMSGDNKPIGDAINEASNAVKNSVEMGSEKAGDLLSDAAKDTTNIAEKVGRLAESANKSIKDMSNLFADNKVPSNEAFAAARKQVEDSLRELENIDIPESLDETTSRLITTARTAAERTAAYLRGLPTDAAAAAAQVRRLAGVFAGTDDGAPKPVAPATAPQPAPTPAQPTTPSAPAATGDAAQLPTFDVLRVEPDGSAVIAGKAQPGSQLEIVNKGQVIAKTPVEGSGDFAAVLDNPLPPGNHELVLRATGKDGKVSESKEVATVSVPAQKGGDLLAMVTTPGKASRVLTMPEAAPPALQAQATPNAATNTQAPAAAASTGNAALTNTTSETASVRVTAVEFDGSKIYIAGSAPAGTTIRALVDDTRVGESKAEASGSFVVEGDIQLSVGSHIITAEALDASGKVAVRVRVPFSRPEADQSTVAMQPSGVAGGQPNATVSGQAPAAVTDQAAFEALRTEVSKAFGILSGLFKDGKTPTLDEVAAAKSATVIALRSLSEFRTAASAEPAFTAFVADISHKARSLLSLVEALPNDVVAVGKAIAGLTNRFEELNTAAPATSVPTNAAAPVTDASGTKTFEQAPLAHSESAVIIRRGDTLWQISRRVYGQGVRYTTIYLANQQQIQNPDLIEPGQIFDVPEKALPNAEEIHRNRLKTR is encoded by the coding sequence ATGAAAAATAAAAGAGCCGGATTGTTGGCGCTTGTCGTGCTCGGCATTGCCACGCTGCTCATGGTCTTCTTCGTTCTTCCTCGCATGTCTGGCGATAACAAGCCGATCGGTGACGCCATTAACGAAGCCAGCAACGCCGTCAAGAACAGCGTCGAAATGGGCAGTGAAAAGGCTGGCGATCTTCTCTCGGATGCGGCCAAGGACACCACCAATATTGCCGAGAAGGTTGGCCGCCTGGCGGAATCCGCCAACAAGTCCATCAAGGACATGAGCAACCTGTTTGCCGATAACAAGGTGCCCTCCAATGAGGCGTTTGCAGCCGCCCGCAAGCAGGTCGAAGATTCGCTTCGCGAATTGGAAAACATCGACATTCCGGAATCGCTCGATGAGACAACCTCGCGTCTGATCACCACCGCGCGCACAGCAGCGGAGCGCACGGCAGCCTATCTTCGCGGCTTGCCGACAGATGCCGCCGCGGCCGCAGCACAGGTCCGCCGTTTGGCGGGCGTGTTTGCCGGCACGGATGATGGTGCGCCAAAGCCGGTAGCGCCAGCCACAGCCCCTCAGCCAGCTCCAACGCCTGCACAGCCCACAACGCCTTCCGCACCCGCCGCCACGGGAGACGCCGCTCAGCTTCCGACATTCGACGTTTTGCGCGTCGAGCCGGACGGTTCGGCTGTGATTGCCGGCAAGGCGCAGCCGGGTTCGCAGCTTGAAATCGTCAACAAGGGCCAGGTTATCGCCAAGACCCCGGTTGAAGGCAGCGGCGATTTTGCAGCCGTTCTCGACAATCCCCTTCCGCCCGGCAACCATGAGCTGGTGCTGCGCGCAACCGGCAAGGACGGCAAGGTCTCCGAGTCGAAGGAAGTGGCGACCGTGTCCGTCCCTGCCCAGAAAGGTGGCGATCTGCTTGCCATGGTCACCACACCTGGCAAGGCTAGCCGCGTTCTGACCATGCCGGAAGCAGCTCCGCCTGCTCTTCAGGCACAGGCGACACCGAATGCCGCAACGAATACCCAAGCGCCTGCGGCGGCCGCCTCGACCGGCAATGCAGCGCTAACCAACACCACGTCCGAGACGGCATCCGTGCGCGTTACCGCGGTCGAGTTCGATGGCTCGAAGATTTACATTGCTGGCTCCGCGCCTGCCGGCACGACGATCCGCGCACTCGTAGACGATACGCGCGTCGGCGAAAGCAAGGCGGAAGCCTCCGGCAGCTTCGTCGTTGAAGGCGACATCCAGCTTTCGGTCGGCAGTCACATCATCACGGCGGAAGCGCTTGATGCATCCGGTAAGGTAGCGGTGCGTGTCCGCGTGCCGTTCTCTCGCCCGGAGGCGGATCAGAGCACGGTTGCCATGCAGCCATCCGGCGTAGCTGGGGGGCAGCCGAACGCGACGGTATCGGGACAGGCTCCGGCAGCGGTCACCGATCAGGCTGCGTTCGAAGCGCTGCGCACGGAAGTGTCGAAGGCCTTCGGTATTCTGTCCGGTCTTTTTAAAGACGGCAAGACACCGACGCTGGACGAGGTCGCGGCAGCGAAGTCAGCGACGGTTATCGCGCTTCGTTCACTCTCGGAGTTCCGCACAGCCGCTTCTGCGGAGCCGGCCTTTACCGCGTTCGTTGCCGACATTTCCCACAAAGCGCGATCCCTGCTCTCGCTCGTGGAAGCACTGCCGAACGATGTGGTCGCGGTCGGAAAAGCAATTGCTGGCCTGACGAACCGTTTCGAAGAGTTGAATACAGCGGCTCCCGCAACGTCTGTGCCAACAAATGCAGCGGCTCCGGTAACCGATGCATCCGGTACGAAGACATTCGAACAGGCGCCGCTTGCGCATAGCGAGAGTGCGGTGATCATTCGTCGCGGCGATACGCTGTGGCAGATTTCGCGTCGCGTCTATGGCCAGGGCGTGCGTTACACCACCATCTATCTTGCCAATCAGCAGCAAATCCAGAACCCGGACCTGATCGAGCCAGGCCAGATTTTCGATGTGCCGGAAAAGGCGTTGCCGAATGCGGAAGAAATCCACCGCAACCGGTTGAAGACGCGGTAA